The Ananas comosus cultivar F153 linkage group 2, ASM154086v1, whole genome shotgun sequence genome contains a region encoding:
- the LOC109706913 gene encoding uncharacterized protein LOC109706913, with protein sequence MPMVLTAVAIALFAKLLMMYDESKAQERLERKIQKAPPGQGTVRMLSREEWDEIQEIRPRTPFESKLARPNARIRTGEPIHLDDLKDWSIDVITDALTRVEESVKRK encoded by the exons ATGCCCATGGTCCTCACCGCCGTCGCCATCGCCCTCTTCGCCAAGCTCCTCATGATG TACGATGAATCTAAAGCTCAAGAGAGGCTCGAACGCAAGATACAGAAGGCACCGCCTGGGCAAGGGACTGTGAGAATGCTTAGCCGTGAGGAATGGGACGAGATCCAGGAAATTAGGCCGAGGACTCCTTTCGAATCCAAATTGGCTCGCCCAAATGCTCGAATAAGAACCGGAGAACCCATACATCTG GATGATTTAAAGGATTGGAGCATTGATGTCATCACCGACGCTCTTACCAGAGTAGAAGAAAGTGTTAAACGGAAATGA